Proteins from a genomic interval of Stenotrophomonas maltophilia R551-3:
- a CDS encoding SIS domain-containing protein gives MSLSDPTSTLMFAEAAEAADVVARQFSRNHATMETLAASLRAAPPPFVVTCARGSSDHAATYGKYLLETQLGLVVASASPSVGSVYAAPLQLRGALFIVISQSGKSPDLLRNAEAAKAAGARVIALVNVEDSPLAQLADTVIPLHAGAEKSVAATKSYLASLAALLQLAAYWKQDSSLRNALDLLPDAMREAWQCDWTPVTEGLVEATNLFVLGRGLGLGAAQEAALKFKETCSLHAEAYSSAEVKHGPMALVDRGFPVLAFAQPDETGAGTRAVVEEFTARGAQVWMAGAGGNLPVAAAPHPLCAPLLTVQSFYRAINALALRRGFNPDLPPHLNKVTETV, from the coding sequence ATGTCGCTGTCAGACCCCACGTCCACCCTGATGTTCGCCGAAGCCGCTGAAGCGGCCGACGTGGTCGCGCGCCAGTTCTCGCGCAACCACGCCACCATGGAAACCCTGGCTGCCAGCCTGCGCGCCGCGCCGCCGCCGTTCGTGGTCACCTGCGCACGCGGCAGCTCCGACCATGCCGCCACCTATGGCAAGTACCTGCTGGAAACCCAGCTGGGCCTGGTGGTCGCATCGGCTTCGCCGTCGGTGGGTTCGGTCTATGCCGCACCGCTGCAGCTGCGTGGCGCGCTGTTCATCGTCATCTCGCAGTCGGGCAAGAGCCCGGACCTGCTGCGCAACGCGGAAGCTGCCAAGGCCGCCGGCGCGCGCGTGATCGCACTGGTCAACGTCGAGGATTCGCCGCTGGCGCAGCTGGCCGATACGGTCATTCCGCTGCATGCCGGTGCCGAGAAGAGTGTGGCGGCGACCAAGAGCTACCTGGCTTCGCTGGCCGCATTGCTGCAGCTGGCCGCGTACTGGAAGCAGGACAGCAGCCTGCGTAATGCGCTGGATCTGCTGCCGGATGCGATGCGCGAGGCCTGGCAGTGCGACTGGACGCCGGTGACCGAGGGCCTGGTCGAGGCGACCAACCTGTTCGTGCTCGGCCGTGGCCTGGGCCTGGGCGCGGCGCAGGAAGCCGCACTGAAGTTCAAGGAAACCTGCAGCCTGCATGCCGAAGCCTACAGCTCGGCTGAAGTGAAGCATGGCCCGATGGCGCTGGTCGACCGCGGTTTCCCGGTGCTGGCCTTTGCCCAGCCTGATGAAACCGGCGCCGGCACCCGTGCCGTCGTCGAAGAATTCACCGCGCGCGGTGCACAGGTGTGGATGGCCGGTGCCGGTGGCAACCTGCCGGTAGCGGCCGCGCCGCATCCGCTGTGCGCACCGCTGCTGACCGTGCAGAGCTTCTACCGCGCCATCAACGCGCTGGCGCTGCGTCGTGGCTTCAACCCGGACCTGCCGCCGCACCTGAACAAGGTCACGGAGACGGTGTGA
- a CDS encoding LacI family DNA-binding transcriptional regulator yields the protein MRRATIKDVAEKAKVSLKTVSRVINNEPSVMQATRARVLRAIAELDYEPDPSARNLRSGTTFVIGLVYDNPNPYHIIGVQNGVLAACRETGFGLQIHPCDSSSPLLADELADWVQRSRLAGLVLTAPMSERRDLIQALTARGIKLVRIIAATEDPADGACVFVDDREAAYEITEHLIQLGHQRIGFLWGGISHRSSGERYAGYEAALKDYGMTVDKHLVVQGDYTFDDGFRGARRLLALREPPTAIFGSNDEIAAGVLAAAKSAGMNVPYDLSIAGFEDSPFSRQSWPPLTTAKQATEDIARHAARLLIAQLRSDAYDDAPAPLHNQGFVPQLVVRGSTAPMRPAGARPLPSDPA from the coding sequence ATGCGCAGAGCGACCATCAAGGACGTTGCGGAGAAGGCCAAGGTCTCGTTGAAGACGGTCTCGCGGGTGATCAACAACGAACCTTCGGTGATGCAGGCCACCCGCGCGCGGGTCCTGCGTGCCATCGCCGAGCTGGACTACGAGCCCGATCCGTCGGCGCGCAACCTGCGCAGTGGCACCACCTTCGTGATCGGGCTGGTCTACGACAACCCGAACCCGTACCACATCATCGGCGTGCAGAACGGCGTGCTGGCCGCGTGCCGCGAGACCGGTTTCGGCCTGCAGATCCATCCCTGCGATTCCAGCTCGCCGCTGCTGGCCGACGAGCTGGCCGATTGGGTGCAGCGTTCGCGCCTGGCCGGTCTGGTACTGACCGCGCCGATGTCCGAGCGTCGTGACCTGATCCAGGCGCTGACCGCGCGCGGCATCAAACTGGTGCGGATCATCGCGGCCACCGAAGACCCGGCCGACGGCGCCTGCGTGTTCGTGGACGACCGCGAGGCCGCCTATGAGATCACCGAGCACCTGATCCAGCTGGGCCACCAGCGCATCGGCTTCCTCTGGGGCGGCATCTCGCACCGTTCCTCGGGTGAGCGCTACGCCGGTTACGAAGCTGCGCTGAAGGACTACGGCATGACCGTGGACAAGCACCTGGTGGTGCAGGGCGACTACACCTTCGACGATGGTTTCCGTGGTGCGCGCCGCCTGCTGGCGCTGCGCGAGCCGCCCACCGCCATCTTCGGTTCCAACGACGAAATCGCCGCCGGCGTACTGGCCGCTGCCAAGTCGGCCGGCATGAACGTGCCCTACGACCTGTCCATTGCCGGTTTCGAGGACAGCCCGTTCTCGCGCCAGTCGTGGCCGCCGCTGACCACCGCCAAGCAGGCCACCGAGGACATTGCCCGCCATGCCGCGCGCTTGCTGATCGCACAGCTGCGCAGCGACGCCTACGACGATGCGCCGGCACCGCTGCACAACCAGGGCTTCGTGCCACAACTGGTGGTGCGCGGCTCGACCGCGCCGATGCGCCCGGCCGGCGCACGCCCCCTTCCTTCCGATCCTGCCTGA
- a CDS encoding glucokinase family protein has protein sequence MTASHPAPAHVLSRVAPSFLAADVGGTHVRVARVQASGDAAHPVQVLEYRKYRNADHAGLSAILSDFLGEGSRPTHCVVASAGYAREDGTVITANLPWPLSARQVEADVGLQRVYIVNDFEAVAYAAAQVDASGVLHLCGPDTAARGPTLVVGPGTGLGAALWIPTAHGPVVLPTEAGQPTLAASTELEMAIVRHMQRDRAHVSIEHAISGPGLMNLYRAVCALQDQAPTLASPDAVTAAAMADTDAHARQALDVFCGLLGSTIGDMALFYGAHGGVYLAGGILPQIREYLRGSTFVERYLQKGPMGEALARIPVKVVEHGQLGVVGAASWYLQQQSAA, from the coding sequence GTGACCGCCAGCCACCCCGCCCCGGCCCATGTCCTGTCCCGAGTCGCGCCCTCGTTCCTGGCCGCCGACGTCGGTGGCACCCATGTGCGCGTTGCCCGGGTCCAGGCCAGCGGTGACGCTGCCCATCCGGTGCAGGTGCTGGAGTACCGCAAGTACCGCAACGCCGACCATGCCGGCCTCAGCGCGATCCTGTCCGACTTCCTCGGCGAAGGCTCGCGGCCCACGCACTGCGTGGTCGCCAGCGCCGGCTATGCCCGCGAGGATGGCACGGTGATCACTGCCAACCTGCCATGGCCGCTGTCGGCGCGCCAGGTGGAGGCCGACGTCGGCCTGCAGCGGGTCTACATCGTCAACGACTTCGAAGCCGTGGCCTACGCCGCCGCGCAGGTTGACGCCAGTGGCGTGCTGCACCTGTGCGGGCCGGACACCGCCGCCCGAGGCCCGACCCTGGTGGTCGGCCCCGGCACGGGTCTGGGTGCCGCGCTGTGGATTCCCACCGCGCACGGACCGGTTGTGCTGCCCACCGAAGCCGGCCAGCCCACGCTGGCGGCCAGCACCGAACTGGAAATGGCCATCGTCCGCCACATGCAGCGCGACCGCGCGCACGTGTCGATCGAACATGCGATCTCCGGCCCGGGCCTGATGAACCTGTACCGCGCGGTGTGTGCGCTGCAGGACCAGGCGCCGACCCTGGCCAGCCCCGACGCGGTCACAGCCGCGGCCATGGCCGATACCGATGCGCACGCGCGCCAGGCGCTGGATGTGTTCTGCGGCCTGCTCGGCAGCACCATCGGCGACATGGCCCTGTTCTACGGCGCCCATGGCGGCGTCTACCTGGCCGGCGGCATCCTGCCGCAGATCCGCGAATACCTGCGCGGCAGCACTTTCGTCGAACGCTACCTGCAGAAGGGGCCGATGGGCGAAGCGCTGGCACGCATCCCGGTGAAGGTGGTCGAACACGGCCAGCTGGGCGTGGTCGGCGCTGCCAGCTGGTACCTGCAGCAGCAGTCCGCCGCCTGA
- a CDS encoding sugar MFS transporter: protein MSAVPAASARPNVATSIAIVGVLFFLIGFFTWLNGPLITFVKLAFELSEVGAFLVLMVFYLSYFFLALPASWILRRTGMKKGLSLSLLVMAGGAALFGEFATQRWYPGALGGLFVIGSGLALLQTAINPYISILGPIETAARRIALMGICNKIAGMLAPVLIGTVVLHGIGDLSATVAAADEATKAQLLNEFAAKIHAPYLAMAGLLVVLAVAVLFSPLPEIKSSEANATPVAAGAAERRSIFQFPHLWLGVLCLFVYVGVEVMAGDAIGTYGHGFDLPLDQTKMFTSLTLGAMLVGYVVGLLLIPKVVSQSRYLTISAVLGVVFCLGAWATHGYVSVAFVALLGFANAMMWPAIFPLAIRGLGRFTETGSALLVMGIAGGAIIPQLFAVLKQHIDFQLVFVLLMVPCYLYILFYSVIGHRAGLPQDKV, encoded by the coding sequence ATGTCCGCCGTCCCCGCTGCAAGCGCGCGCCCGAACGTGGCCACCTCCATCGCCATCGTTGGCGTGTTGTTCTTCCTGATCGGCTTCTTCACCTGGCTCAACGGCCCGCTGATCACCTTCGTCAAGTTGGCCTTCGAACTCAGCGAGGTCGGCGCCTTCCTGGTGCTGATGGTGTTCTACCTGTCCTACTTCTTCCTGGCCTTGCCGGCGTCGTGGATCCTGCGCCGTACCGGCATGAAGAAGGGCCTCAGCCTGAGCCTGCTGGTGATGGCCGGTGGTGCCGCGTTGTTCGGTGAATTCGCCACCCAGCGCTGGTACCCGGGTGCGCTCGGCGGCCTGTTCGTGATCGGCAGTGGCCTCGCCCTGCTGCAGACCGCGATCAACCCCTACATCTCCATCCTCGGCCCGATCGAGACCGCGGCGCGGCGCATCGCGCTGATGGGCATCTGCAACAAGATCGCCGGCATGCTCGCTCCGGTGTTGATCGGTACCGTGGTGCTGCATGGCATCGGTGACCTGTCGGCCACGGTGGCCGCTGCGGACGAAGCCACCAAGGCGCAGCTGCTCAACGAATTCGCCGCCAAGATCCACGCGCCGTACCTGGCCATGGCCGGCCTGCTGGTGGTGCTGGCGGTGGCCGTGCTGTTCTCGCCGCTGCCGGAAATCAAGTCCTCCGAGGCCAACGCCACGCCGGTGGCTGCCGGTGCCGCCGAGCGCCGCAGCATCTTCCAGTTCCCGCACCTGTGGCTGGGCGTACTGTGCCTGTTCGTCTACGTGGGCGTTGAGGTGATGGCCGGAGATGCGATCGGCACCTACGGCCATGGTTTCGACCTGCCGCTGGACCAGACCAAGATGTTCACCTCGCTCACCCTCGGCGCGATGCTGGTGGGCTACGTGGTCGGCCTGCTGCTGATCCCCAAGGTCGTGTCGCAGTCGCGCTACCTGACCATTTCGGCGGTGCTGGGCGTGGTGTTCTGCCTCGGTGCCTGGGCCACCCACGGTTATGTGTCGGTGGCCTTCGTGGCCCTGCTGGGCTTCGCCAACGCCATGATGTGGCCGGCAATCTTCCCGCTGGCGATCCGCGGCCTGGGCCGTTTCACCGAGACCGGCTCGGCGCTGCTGGTGATGGGCATTGCCGGTGGCGCGATCATTCCGCAGCTGTTCGCCGTGCTCAAGCAGCACATCGACTTCCAGCTGGTGTTCGTGCTGCTGATGGTGCCCTGCTACCTGTACATCCTGTTCTATTCGGTGATCGGCCATCGCGCCGGCCTGCCGCAGGACAAGGTCTGA
- a CDS encoding membrane protein gives MSHALPVIKPLQRPRLWAVLWALAVLLVIVVCLIPPPPIPLPENSDKGEHFLAYFILAGSAVQLFRRGRPLLWVGVGLVLMGIGIEFAQGALTSNRMADPMDAIANTIGVLAGMVTALTPLRDLLLRWRG, from the coding sequence GTGAGCCACGCGTTGCCGGTGATCAAGCCGCTGCAGCGGCCGCGCCTGTGGGCCGTGCTGTGGGCGCTGGCGGTGCTGCTGGTGATCGTGGTCTGCCTGATCCCGCCGCCGCCGATTCCGCTGCCGGAAAACAGCGACAAGGGCGAGCACTTCCTCGCCTATTTCATCCTCGCCGGCAGCGCGGTGCAGCTGTTCCGTCGCGGCCGCCCGCTGCTGTGGGTGGGCGTGGGCCTGGTACTGATGGGCATCGGTATCGAGTTCGCGCAGGGCGCGCTGACCAGCAATCGCATGGCCGACCCGATGGATGCCATCGCCAATACGATCGGCGTGTTGGCCGGTATGGTCACCGCGCTGACCCCGCTGCGCGACCTGCTGCTGCGCTGGCGCGGGTAA
- a CDS encoding TonB-dependent receptor, with the protein MNTRKTLLSAAIVSCIAFSAHAQQAAQNATDLDTVQVTGIRGSMEKSLDTKRESNARVEVVTAEDVGKLPAHNVADTLQRLPGVNISSSSADEGGFDEADRVSLRGTSPSLTQTLINGHTVGSADWFVLSQGNNVGRSVSYSLLPSELVRSVEVNKSSQAKLQDGGTTGTVNILTRKPLEFSKQFTAEGSIGMVRSDQAKSNDPQLSALFNYKNDEGNFGVMVQAFSQKRELRREAQEVPGGFFQIDPNGTVAKSNPDLAGVYAPGLLGSTLFEQTRERKGGLVSLQFKPLDNLTLGLEGFSSELKANNYNRNFMLWGGRILNDRTVEDANGNKTLIPGQAPNPGYVVKDGVLTNATFAGQADRDYAVYDMIYRESKAKTNYITFDADWQINDNLGMKFQAGNTKGTGDTPRQYIAEVNLARGGGANWSTHGNGSPIDWNVGGNISPGGVTDFGTWGNQQVTAIDKEKWATVDFNQYFSNAGVLNSLDFGARFGDHKREAKSPEGATPGAIWNALKNGATANFPGGFANGIGGSFPRDLWYFTPGALKDAVTNNSTWLSGNDGPTGRHNYGAEWKVSEKNFAAYVQANLSGDRWSGNVGLRYVNIKQDIDTYAAATGSTVPDVSSLFGAWTRQAFDNKHNRVLPSANLKFDLRDDLVLRFAASQTQTLPDFSALGASSYGSDLNRTGGGGNPKLKPVVSTNFDANLEWYFMPRGMLSVGAYSMRLKDYVAFSTEKEMLFSELTNRLEEYNISRPRNADGKVRGIEVAYEQPIGEYFGVNANYTYADGSTEHTWADGSDNLLGTSKNTYNVGAYFENDTFGARLSYTRRSSFLIGLSGANPYYQDDFGTLSASLSYKATDWLSISLDGLNLNNPTYKYYQTAAIPTSFYSNGRQYYLNFRFKY; encoded by the coding sequence ATGAACACCCGCAAGACCCTGCTTTCGGCCGCCATCGTCAGCTGCATCGCCTTCAGTGCGCATGCGCAGCAAGCCGCCCAGAACGCCACCGACCTGGACACCGTGCAGGTCACCGGTATCCGTGGTTCGATGGAAAAGTCGCTGGACACCAAGCGCGAATCCAATGCGCGCGTGGAAGTGGTCACTGCCGAGGACGTGGGCAAGCTGCCCGCGCACAACGTCGCCGACACCCTGCAGCGCCTGCCCGGCGTCAACATCAGCTCGTCCAGCGCCGATGAAGGCGGCTTCGACGAAGCCGACCGTGTCAGCCTGCGTGGTACCAGCCCGAGCCTGACCCAGACCCTGATCAACGGCCACACCGTCGGTTCGGCCGACTGGTTCGTGCTCAGCCAGGGCAACAACGTCGGCCGCAGCGTCAGCTACTCGCTGCTGCCGTCGGAACTGGTGCGCTCGGTGGAAGTGAACAAGTCCTCGCAGGCCAAGCTGCAGGACGGCGGCACCACCGGTACCGTCAACATCCTCACCCGCAAGCCGCTGGAATTCTCCAAGCAGTTCACTGCGGAAGGCTCGATCGGCATGGTGCGTTCGGACCAGGCCAAGTCGAATGACCCGCAGCTGTCGGCGCTGTTCAACTACAAGAATGACGAAGGCAACTTCGGCGTGATGGTGCAGGCCTTCAGCCAGAAGCGCGAACTGCGCCGCGAAGCGCAGGAAGTGCCGGGCGGCTTCTTCCAGATCGATCCCAACGGCACCGTTGCCAAGTCCAACCCGGACCTGGCGGGCGTGTACGCGCCGGGCCTGCTCGGCTCGACCCTGTTCGAACAGACCCGCGAGCGCAAGGGCGGCCTGGTCTCGCTGCAGTTCAAGCCGTTGGACAACCTGACCCTGGGCCTGGAAGGTTTCAGCTCGGAACTGAAGGCCAACAACTACAACCGCAACTTCATGCTGTGGGGCGGCCGCATCCTCAACGACCGCACTGTTGAAGATGCCAACGGCAACAAGACTCTGATCCCCGGCCAGGCACCGAATCCGGGTTACGTGGTCAAGGATGGCGTGCTGACCAATGCCACCTTTGCCGGCCAGGCCGATCGCGATTACGCGGTCTACGACATGATCTACCGCGAGTCGAAGGCCAAGACCAACTACATCACCTTCGATGCCGACTGGCAGATCAACGACAACCTGGGCATGAAGTTCCAGGCCGGCAACACCAAGGGCACTGGCGATACGCCGCGCCAGTACATCGCCGAGGTCAACCTGGCCCGCGGTGGCGGTGCCAACTGGTCGACCCACGGCAACGGCTCGCCGATCGACTGGAACGTTGGTGGCAACATCAGCCCGGGCGGGGTGACCGATTTCGGTACCTGGGGCAACCAGCAGGTCACCGCGATCGACAAGGAGAAGTGGGCCACGGTCGACTTCAACCAGTACTTCAGCAATGCCGGCGTCCTCAACTCGCTCGACTTCGGTGCCCGTTTCGGCGACCACAAGCGTGAAGCGAAGTCGCCGGAAGGCGCAACCCCCGGCGCAATCTGGAATGCCCTGAAGAACGGCGCGACCGCCAACTTCCCGGGTGGCTTCGCCAACGGCATCGGTGGCAGCTTCCCGCGCGACCTGTGGTACTTCACGCCGGGCGCGTTGAAGGATGCGGTGACCAACAACTCCACCTGGCTGTCCGGCAATGACGGTCCGACCGGCCGCCACAATTACGGCGCCGAGTGGAAGGTGTCGGAGAAGAACTTCGCCGCCTACGTGCAGGCCAACCTCAGCGGCGACCGCTGGAGCGGCAATGTCGGCCTGCGCTACGTCAACATCAAGCAGGACATCGACACCTACGCCGCAGCCACCGGTTCGACCGTGCCGGATGTGAGCAGCCTGTTCGGTGCCTGGACCCGCCAGGCCTTCGACAACAAGCACAACCGCGTGCTGCCCAGCGCCAACCTGAAGTTCGACCTGCGCGATGACCTGGTGCTGCGCTTCGCTGCGTCGCAGACCCAGACCCTGCCCGACTTCTCGGCGCTGGGCGCCTCGTCCTACGGTTCGGACCTGAACCGGACCGGCGGCGGCGGCAACCCGAAGCTGAAGCCGGTGGTGTCGACCAACTTCGACGCCAACCTGGAGTGGTACTTCATGCCGCGCGGCATGCTGTCGGTCGGTGCCTACTCGATGCGCCTGAAGGACTACGTGGCCTTCAGCACCGAGAAGGAAATGCTGTTCAGCGAGCTGACCAACCGCCTCGAGGAATACAACATTTCGCGGCCGAGGAACGCCGACGGCAAGGTACGCGGCATCGAAGTGGCCTATGAGCAGCCGATCGGCGAGTACTTCGGCGTCAATGCCAACTACACCTACGCCGATGGCAGCACCGAACATACCTGGGCCGACGGCAGCGACAACCTGCTGGGCACTTCGAAGAACACCTACAACGTGGGTGCCTACTTCGAGAACGACACCTTCGGTGCACGCCTCAGCTACACCCGCCGTTCGTCGTTCCTGATCGGCCTGTCCGGTGCCAACCCGTACTACCAGGATGACTTCGGCACGCTGTCGGCATCGCTGAGCTACAAGGCCACCGACTGGCTGAGCATCAGCCTGGATGGCCTGAACCTCAACAACCCGACCTACAAGTACTACCAGACCGCGGCCATCCCGACCTCGTTCTACAGCAACGGTCGCCAGTACTACCTCAACTTCCGCTTCAAGTACTGA
- a CDS encoding beta-N-acetylhexosaminidase, whose translation MVKPSRARMRSAVLLGSLLALLPALPALAADPTPAAEAPGPQLRAGSLMLIPAPSNVQAGQGSGITVRADTVLQAEGEVAQRVAAQFADLLARSGGPRLVLAKGKAAAKTGSIRFQIVPTFRDSGESYTLESTAQGVVIQAGNETGLFYGATTLAQLATGGSNGVLPAVQIQDAPRFSWRGFMLDSARHFQSLDEIKRVLDAMAAHKLNTFHWHLTDDQGWRMEIKRYPKLTEVGSCRLPAGDGGIDPVSGQEHPYCGFYTQEQIREVIAYAAKLHIQVIPEIDVPGHATAAIAAYPELGTIDTPLKPLSEWGVFPNLFNVEDSTVTFLENVLEEVIELFPAKYVHVGGDEAVKDQWEASKQVQQRMHALGIKDEMAMQSHIIKRLETFLEEHDRRLIGWDEILEGGLPPQATVMSWQGTEGGLAAASAGHDVIMSPVGYLYLDYLQTASPNEPPGRPTQVNLGKLYNFEPVPAELAADKRGHILGLQANMFTEHTRSYARLQHNLFPRLAAVAETGWSTPERRDFRDFLARLPAQLQRYRAWGLAYAQTPFEVGVDYTDSRAANTVTLSLANPLGYEVRYSTDGQPVTAQSPLYQQPLTTQLPANVQAAAFYQGQMLAARPTVADFSAQSLLSRRSDELLSCVGKKGLVLRLEDDGPREGNRAVFNVDIFQPCWRWPQAQLDGIGSVEVRAGRIPYYFQLAHDEPKRRFEKAKRAHGEMQVRRGDCSGRVLAEVPLPAKPDADGFVTLRATLPKGTQGSADLCINFTGDTRPAMWVLDEVTLGK comes from the coding sequence ATGGTCAAGCCTTCCCGCGCCCGGATGCGCAGCGCAGTGCTGCTGGGCAGCCTGCTCGCTCTGCTGCCGGCACTGCCGGCACTCGCCGCCGATCCCACGCCTGCCGCTGAAGCACCCGGCCCGCAGCTGCGCGCCGGCAGCCTGATGCTGATTCCCGCCCCCAGCAATGTGCAGGCCGGCCAGGGCAGCGGCATCACCGTTCGCGCCGATACCGTGCTGCAGGCCGAAGGCGAAGTCGCGCAGCGCGTCGCCGCCCAGTTCGCCGACCTGCTGGCCCGCAGTGGTGGCCCGCGCCTGGTCCTGGCCAAGGGCAAGGCTGCAGCCAAGACCGGCAGCATCCGCTTCCAGATCGTGCCCACCTTCCGCGACAGCGGCGAAAGCTACACGCTGGAGAGCACCGCGCAGGGCGTGGTGATCCAGGCCGGCAACGAGACAGGTCTTTTCTACGGCGCGACCACCCTGGCCCAGCTCGCCACCGGCGGCAGCAACGGCGTGCTGCCGGCAGTGCAGATCCAGGACGCGCCGCGCTTCAGCTGGCGCGGCTTCATGCTCGACTCGGCGCGGCATTTCCAGAGCCTGGACGAGATCAAGCGCGTGCTCGATGCAATGGCCGCGCACAAGCTCAATACCTTCCATTGGCATCTCACCGATGACCAGGGCTGGCGCATGGAGATCAAGCGCTACCCGAAGCTGACCGAAGTGGGCAGCTGCCGCCTGCCGGCCGGCGACGGTGGCATCGATCCGGTCAGTGGCCAGGAACATCCGTACTGCGGCTTCTACACGCAGGAGCAGATCCGCGAGGTGATCGCCTACGCCGCCAAACTGCATATCCAGGTGATTCCGGAAATCGACGTGCCCGGCCATGCGACCGCTGCGATCGCCGCTTATCCCGAACTGGGCACCATCGATACACCACTGAAGCCGCTCAGCGAATGGGGCGTGTTCCCCAACCTGTTCAACGTCGAAGACAGCACGGTGACCTTCCTCGAGAACGTGCTGGAAGAAGTGATCGAACTGTTCCCCGCCAAGTACGTGCACGTGGGTGGCGACGAGGCGGTCAAGGACCAGTGGGAAGCTTCGAAGCAGGTGCAGCAGCGCATGCATGCGCTGGGCATCAAGGATGAAATGGCCATGCAGAGCCACATCATCAAGCGCCTGGAGACGTTCCTGGAGGAGCACGACCGGCGCCTGATCGGCTGGGACGAGATCCTCGAAGGCGGGCTGCCGCCGCAGGCCACGGTGATGTCATGGCAGGGCACCGAAGGTGGCCTGGCTGCAGCCAGTGCCGGGCATGACGTGATCATGTCGCCGGTCGGCTACCTGTACCTGGACTACCTGCAGACCGCCTCGCCGAACGAGCCGCCGGGTCGTCCGACCCAGGTCAACCTCGGCAAACTCTACAACTTCGAACCGGTGCCGGCCGAGCTGGCGGCCGACAAGCGCGGGCACATCCTCGGCCTGCAGGCCAACATGTTCACCGAGCACACGCGCAGCTATGCGCGCCTGCAGCACAACCTGTTCCCGCGCCTGGCCGCTGTGGCCGAGACCGGTTGGAGCACGCCGGAGCGTCGTGATTTCCGCGATTTCCTCGCACGCCTGCCGGCACAGCTGCAGCGCTACCGTGCCTGGGGCCTGGCCTACGCGCAGACCCCGTTCGAAGTGGGCGTGGACTACACCGACAGCCGCGCGGCCAACACGGTGACTCTGTCGCTGGCCAACCCGCTGGGCTATGAAGTGCGCTACAGCACCGACGGACAGCCAGTGACCGCGCAGTCGCCGCTGTACCAGCAGCCGCTGACCACGCAGCTGCCCGCCAACGTGCAGGCCGCCGCGTTCTACCAGGGCCAGATGCTGGCCGCGAGGCCGACGGTCGCGGACTTCAGCGCACAATCGCTGCTCAGCCGCCGCAGCGATGAACTGCTCAGCTGCGTGGGCAAGAAGGGGTTGGTGCTGCGCCTGGAAGACGATGGCCCGCGCGAAGGCAACCGTGCGGTATTCAACGTCGACATCTTCCAGCCGTGCTGGCGCTGGCCGCAGGCGCAGCTGGACGGCATCGGCAGCGTGGAAGTGCGTGCCGGCCGCATTCCGTACTACTTCCAGCTGGCCCACGACGAGCCCAAGCGCCGCTTCGAGAAGGCCAAGCGTGCGCACGGCGAGATGCAGGTGCGTCGCGGAGACTGCAGCGGCAGGGTGCTGGCCGAAGTCCCATTGCCGGCCAAGCCGGATGCCGATGGCTTCGTGACCCTGCGCGCCACGCTGCCGAAGGGGACCCAGGGCAGCGCTGACCTGTGCATCAACTTCACCGGCGATACGCGCCCGGCGATGTGGGTGCTGGATGAGGTCACGCTGGGGAAGTAA